The following proteins are co-located in the Diaphorobacter sp. HDW4B genome:
- a CDS encoding CZB domain-containing protein, which yields MGLFQWLNKGQQGEASSGAKAGVVVPLPVNSSRSKSPVAASEDAGGLDFASAIRAHREWKVRLQKYLTNESLEKLDARSICRDDQCALGKWVNGSAASEFGHLPSFGELKVSHGQFHLAAGRIVQLHDEKRTEEAVQLLRHGDYSRHSIKVMGLLSSLYIEVAETLHGDPS from the coding sequence ATGGGTCTGTTTCAATGGCTGAACAAAGGCCAGCAGGGCGAAGCATCATCGGGTGCAAAGGCCGGTGTGGTTGTGCCATTGCCCGTGAACTCCTCGCGCTCCAAGTCGCCGGTTGCGGCCTCTGAAGACGCGGGCGGTCTTGATTTTGCTTCCGCCATTCGCGCGCATCGTGAATGGAAGGTGCGCCTGCAGAAATACCTCACCAACGAGTCGCTGGAAAAGCTGGATGCCCGCAGCATCTGCCGCGATGACCAATGCGCTCTGGGTAAATGGGTCAACGGCAGTGCGGCCAGCGAATTCGGCCATCTGCCATCGTTTGGCGAGCTGAAAGTCTCGCATGGCCAGTTCCATCTTGCTGCGGGCCGCATCGTGCAACTGCATGACGAAAAACGCACCGAGGAAGCCGTGCAGCTGCTGCGCCACGGTGACTATTCACGCCATTCGATCAAGGTGATGGGGCTGCTCAGTTCGCTGTATATCGAAGTGGCGGAGACGCTGCACGGCGATCCGTCCTGA
- a CDS encoding CZB domain-containing protein, protein MGLFDWMKGKRAASVPTSSHAQSQSTTKVVAPAFADTLPPGLTLVPPSTPAATSLPGAVQESDQSAGGLDFASAIQAHRNWKNRLSQYLSDESNEQLNYRVICRDDQCVLGKWINGRGADDFGHLPSFGELKVSHGQFHLAAGRIVQLHDGKQTDEAQQLLRHGDYSRYSIKVMGLLSSLYVEVTDSQPRAA, encoded by the coding sequence GTGGGACTATTTGACTGGATGAAGGGCAAGCGTGCCGCGTCGGTGCCGACATCGTCCCATGCGCAGAGCCAATCCACCACCAAAGTGGTTGCACCCGCATTTGCCGACACACTGCCGCCGGGCCTGACGCTGGTTCCGCCCAGCACGCCAGCCGCCACCTCGCTGCCCGGCGCGGTGCAGGAATCCGATCAAAGCGCAGGCGGGCTCGACTTCGCTTCGGCGATTCAGGCGCATCGCAACTGGAAGAATCGCCTGAGTCAATACCTGAGCGATGAATCCAATGAGCAACTCAACTACCGCGTGATTTGCCGCGACGACCAATGCGTGCTCGGCAAGTGGATCAACGGGCGCGGGGCGGATGATTTCGGCCATCTGCCATCGTTTGGCGAGTTGAAGGTGTCGCATGGCCAGTTCCATCTGGCCGCGGGGCGCATCGTGCAGTTGCATGACGGCAAACAGACGGATGAGGCTCAGCAGTTACTGCGCCATGGCGACTATTCGCGCTATTCGATCAAGGTGATGGGCTTGCTGAGTTCGCTCTACGTGGAAGTCACTGACAGCCAGCCGCGCGCTGCTTGA
- a CDS encoding cytosine permease gives MQQSSHSSNPNAVTNEALAPLPAEQRVFRTVDHASLWFSLGVGLLVMQVGSFLMPALSTQQALLAIVLGSLVGAGLLGWVAKLACDSGLASAGLMHTVYGRQFASLPIILNIVQLIGWGTFELVVMRDATVAIGRQSGTMTDAWWPLLATLLWGGVVVALISGSMVQLVRKVIARGALPLVVLSLIWLTWQFLNVAMNQGFSTIWNRPGEGGMGVMPALDLVIAMPISWLPLVADYARHGTSGKGALRGTWMGYAVANIWCYSLGVLVALVLPSADLVTALLLAQGGLIALSLILIDEVDNAYGDAYSGAVSAHSLLPSWSVRRWGMLIALVCTGLALVLPMHSLEPFLLMLSSVFVPLFGVILGCLAFGANTAKLLTEARNVHIVPVIIWIAGIACYHLLPKVAPAIGSALPTLVICFVVTRLLSAKQN, from the coding sequence ATGCAGCAGTCGAGTCATTCATCCAACCCCAACGCCGTCACCAACGAGGCCCTGGCTCCGTTGCCCGCAGAGCAGCGCGTGTTCCGCACCGTCGATCACGCCTCGCTGTGGTTCAGTCTGGGCGTGGGCTTGCTGGTCATGCAGGTGGGCTCATTCCTCATGCCCGCACTCAGCACGCAGCAGGCACTGCTGGCGATTGTTCTGGGCTCTCTGGTGGGTGCAGGTCTGCTCGGCTGGGTGGCCAAGCTCGCCTGCGACAGCGGCCTTGCCAGCGCCGGGCTGATGCACACGGTCTACGGTCGCCAGTTCGCAAGCCTGCCCATCATCCTGAACATCGTGCAACTCATCGGCTGGGGCACGTTCGAGTTGGTGGTGATGCGCGACGCCACGGTCGCCATCGGCCGCCAGTCAGGCACGATGACCGACGCCTGGTGGCCGCTGCTGGCTACGCTGCTCTGGGGCGGCGTGGTGGTTGCGCTGATCAGCGGCTCCATGGTGCAACTGGTGCGCAAGGTGATTGCGCGCGGGGCGCTGCCGCTGGTCGTGCTGTCGCTGATCTGGCTGACCTGGCAATTCCTGAACGTGGCGATGAACCAAGGCTTCTCGACGATCTGGAACCGCCCCGGCGAAGGCGGCATGGGGGTGATGCCCGCGCTCGACCTCGTGATCGCCATGCCGATTTCCTGGCTGCCGCTGGTGGCCGACTACGCACGCCACGGCACCAGCGGCAAGGGCGCGCTGCGCGGCACGTGGATGGGCTATGCCGTCGCCAACATCTGGTGCTATTCGCTCGGCGTGCTGGTCGCGCTGGTGCTGCCAAGCGCCGATCTGGTGACCGCCCTGCTGCTCGCCCAAGGCGGCCTGATCGCGCTGTCGCTGATCCTCATCGACGAGGTGGACAACGCTTATGGCGATGCCTATTCCGGCGCGGTCTCGGCCCACAGCCTGCTGCCGAGCTGGAGCGTGCGCCGCTGGGGCATGCTGATCGCTCTGGTCTGCACCGGCCTCGCGCTGGTGCTGCCCATGCACAGTCTGGAGCCCTTCCTGCTGATGCTGAGTTCGGTCTTCGTGCCCCTGTTCGGCGTGATTCTTGGTTGCTTGGCCTTTGGTGCGAACACCGCGAAACTGCTGACCGAGGCGCGCAATGTGCACATCGTGCCCGTCATCATCTGGATCGCGGGCATTGCTTGCTACCACCTGCTGCCCAAGGTGGCTCCCGCCATCGGTTCAGCCCTGCCGACGCTGGTGATCTGTTTTGTGGTGACCAGACTGCTCAGCGCCAAGCAAAACTGA
- a CDS encoding SH3 domain-containing protein: MSLLTATVAEAREFVSIKGKTVNVRVQPNTRSATQWELGSGYPLQVQQRKGQWLKVRDYEATLGWVHAPLTSKTPHRVVTARSANLRASASGNAKVVGKLQQHEIVRTLQNSGTWAQVKTSSGKTGWVAKNLTWGW; this comes from the coding sequence ATGAGCCTGCTCACCGCCACGGTGGCCGAGGCCAGGGAGTTCGTCAGCATCAAGGGCAAGACCGTGAACGTGCGTGTGCAGCCCAACACGCGCTCGGCAACGCAGTGGGAGCTGGGGTCTGGCTATCCGCTGCAGGTGCAGCAGCGCAAGGGCCAGTGGCTCAAGGTGCGTGACTACGAAGCCACACTCGGCTGGGTGCATGCGCCGCTCACGAGCAAGACGCCGCACCGCGTGGTGACTGCGCGCTCAGCCAATCTGCGCGCTTCCGCGTCGGGCAATGCGAAGGTTGTCGGCAAGCTGCAGCAGCACGAGATCGTGCGCACGCTCCAGAATTCAGGCACCTGGGCTCAGGTGAAGACCTCGTCCGGCAAGACCGGCTGGGTCGCCAAGAACCTGACCTGGGGCTGGTGA
- the thiD gene encoding bifunctional hydroxymethylpyrimidine kinase/phosphomethylpyrimidine kinase: MSKELQTQQDKRRYARVLSIAGSDSGGGAGIQADLKTFSALGCYGMTAITALTAQNTQGVRGIHGVPPEFLKAQIDAVVEDIGVDAIKIGMLHSPEVVRVVADAIRRHGLPNVVLDPVMVATSGDRLIAQETEAALVGELFPLAEVVTPNLDEAGWLLGRKIAGEADLDEAANALLDLGARAAVLKGGHLPGDWVVDVLALNKTEHHRLESQRIATHNGHGTGCTLSSAIASHLALGESLPKAVEKARAYILGAIAAGADVHTGRGHGPLNHGYAPVAQVVIG; the protein is encoded by the coding sequence ATGAGCAAAGAACTTCAGACGCAGCAAGACAAGCGTCGTTACGCCCGAGTCCTGTCCATCGCCGGTTCCGACAGCGGTGGCGGCGCGGGCATTCAGGCCGACCTCAAGACCTTCAGCGCCCTGGGCTGCTACGGCATGACCGCCATCACGGCCCTCACGGCGCAGAACACGCAGGGCGTGCGCGGCATCCACGGCGTGCCGCCGGAGTTTCTGAAGGCGCAGATCGACGCGGTGGTCGAAGACATCGGCGTGGACGCCATCAAGATCGGCATGCTGCATTCGCCTGAGGTGGTGCGCGTGGTGGCCGATGCGATCCGGCGTCATGGCTTGCCCAATGTGGTGCTCGATCCGGTGATGGTCGCCACCAGCGGCGACCGCCTGATCGCGCAGGAAACCGAAGCGGCGCTCGTCGGCGAGCTGTTCCCGCTGGCCGAGGTGGTCACGCCTAACCTCGATGAAGCGGGCTGGCTGCTGGGTCGCAAGATTGCGGGCGAGGCCGATCTGGACGAAGCCGCGAACGCGCTGCTCGACCTGGGCGCGCGCGCTGCCGTGCTCAAGGGCGGCCACTTGCCGGGCGACTGGGTGGTGGACGTGCTGGCGCTGAACAAGACCGAGCACCACCGCCTCGAATCGCAACGCATCGCCACGCACAACGGCCACGGCACGGGCTGCACGCTGTCCTCGGCAATCGCCTCGCATCTCGCGCTGGGCGAAAGCCTGCCCAAGGCCGTGGAAAAGGCGCGCGCCTACATCCTCGGCGCGATTGCCGCAGGCGCGGATGTGCACACGGGCCGTGGTCACGGCCCGCTCAATCATGGCTATGCGCCGGTGGCGCAGGTGGTGATTGGCTGA
- a CDS encoding FAD-dependent oxidoreductase, translated as MLPLQKNSTITILGAGLMGRLLAVELARKGHRVEVFEAQGPDAQGAAARVAAAMLAPLAESAVTEPGVVRMGQYALPRWQELIGQLSTPVFFQQNGTLILWHRLDAGEAQRFQHKLTQTQQQIPELQPLQMLNGAQVDALEPSVATRFANGMYLPGEGQLDNRQLLAALEVAMTELGVKVHWNAPKQPEDITPGSADMVLDCRGLGAKPTWNALRGVRGEVVRLYAPEVTLERPTRLVHPRYPIYIAPKENHLFVIGATEIESDDMSPASVRSTLELLSAAYAVHSGFAEARILEIATQCRPTLPDNLPAVRQVRKNVLEVNGLYRHGFMISPAMLDVVMEVLETGQSTLAPRFDLSVQID; from the coding sequence ATGCTTCCGCTGCAAAAAAACTCCACGATCACGATTCTCGGTGCGGGCCTGATGGGCCGGCTGCTTGCCGTCGAGCTGGCGCGCAAGGGCCATCGCGTCGAAGTCTTCGAGGCGCAGGGTCCCGATGCGCAAGGCGCTGCCGCACGTGTGGCAGCAGCCATGCTGGCACCGTTGGCAGAGTCGGCGGTGACCGAGCCCGGCGTGGTCCGCATGGGGCAGTACGCGCTGCCGCGCTGGCAGGAACTGATCGGCCAGCTCTCCACACCCGTGTTCTTCCAGCAGAACGGCACGCTGATTCTCTGGCACCGTCTGGATGCGGGCGAAGCCCAGCGCTTTCAGCACAAACTCACCCAGACCCAACAGCAGATCCCCGAACTGCAGCCGCTGCAGATGCTGAACGGCGCGCAGGTCGATGCGCTCGAACCCTCGGTCGCCACGCGCTTTGCCAACGGCATGTATCTGCCCGGCGAAGGCCAGCTCGACAATCGCCAACTGCTCGCAGCGCTCGAAGTCGCGATGACCGAACTCGGCGTGAAAGTGCACTGGAATGCGCCGAAGCAGCCCGAAGATATCACCCCCGGCAGTGCCGACATGGTGCTCGACTGCCGTGGTTTGGGTGCCAAGCCGACATGGAATGCGCTGCGCGGTGTGCGCGGTGAGGTCGTGCGGCTCTACGCACCGGAAGTCACGCTGGAGCGCCCGACGCGCCTCGTGCACCCGCGCTATCCGATCTACATCGCGCCCAAGGAAAATCACCTGTTCGTGATCGGCGCGACCGAGATCGAGTCGGACGACATGTCGCCCGCGAGCGTGCGCTCGACGCTGGAGTTGCTGTCGGCAGCCTACGCCGTGCATTCGGGCTTTGCCGAAGCGCGCATTCTGGAAATCGCCACGCAATGCCGCCCCACTCTGCCCGACAATCTGCCTGCCGTGCGCCAAGTGCGCAAGAATGTGCTCGAAGTGAACGGTCTGTACCGCCACGGTTTCATGATCTCGCCCGCGATGCTGGATGTGGTCATGGAAGTGCTGGAGACCGGACAATCGACACTTGCTCCCCGTTTTGACCTTTCCGTGCAGATCGACTGA
- the thiS gene encoding sulfur carrier protein ThiS, translating to MNVTVNQKNMDLPDNATVADLVAQMQAKPPFAVAVNMQFVPKTGYAQHALTAGDAVEVISPVTGG from the coding sequence ATGAACGTGACCGTCAACCAGAAAAACATGGACCTGCCAGACAACGCCACCGTCGCCGACCTCGTGGCGCAGATGCAGGCCAAGCCACCGTTCGCCGTCGCGGTGAACATGCAGTTCGTGCCCAAAACCGGCTACGCGCAGCACGCGCTGACCGCTGGCGACGCCGTCGAGGTGATCTCGCCAGTCACGGGCGGCTGA
- a CDS encoding thiazole synthase translates to MSQTHTSTDLNTGNDPFVLYGQTLQSRLLLGTARYPSPAVLQAAVARSKPGMVTASLRRQGSNAAETGSSFWELLRSLNVPVLPNTAGCHSAQEAITTAQMAREVFDTPWIKLELIGDDYTLQPDTLNLVSTAEHLIREGFWVLPYCTEDLVLCQRLVDVGCQAVMPWAAPIGTGRGPINPYALQMLRERLTVPMLVDAGLGLPSHACQVMEWGFDGVLLNTAVALATDPIAMAGAFADAVSAGRAARTAGAMTPQASAQPSTPVLGTPFWHHNNG, encoded by the coding sequence ATGTCCCAAACACACACGTCCACTGACCTGAACACCGGCAACGACCCGTTCGTGCTGTACGGCCAGACCCTGCAAAGCCGCCTGTTGCTGGGCACGGCACGCTACCCTTCGCCAGCCGTGCTGCAGGCCGCTGTCGCACGGTCCAAGCCCGGCATGGTCACCGCATCGCTGCGCCGTCAGGGCAGCAATGCTGCAGAAACCGGCAGCAGCTTCTGGGAACTGCTGCGCAGCCTGAACGTGCCCGTGCTGCCCAACACCGCCGGTTGCCACAGCGCGCAGGAAGCCATCACCACCGCGCAGATGGCGCGTGAGGTGTTCGACACACCATGGATCAAGCTGGAGCTGATCGGCGACGACTACACGCTGCAGCCCGATACGCTGAACCTGGTCTCCACCGCCGAACATCTGATCCGCGAAGGCTTCTGGGTGCTGCCGTATTGCACCGAAGATCTGGTGCTGTGCCAGCGTCTGGTCGATGTGGGCTGCCAGGCCGTCATGCCCTGGGCCGCACCCATCGGCACGGGCCGTGGCCCCATCAACCCCTACGCGCTGCAGATGCTGCGCGAGCGCCTGACCGTGCCCATGCTGGTGGACGCGGGCCTCGGCCTGCCATCGCACGCCTGCCAGGTGATGGAATGGGGTTTTGACGGCGTGCTGCTGAACACCGCCGTGGCACTGGCCACCGATCCAATTGCGATGGCCGGCGCGTTTGCCGATGCCGTCAGCGCAGGCCGTGCCGCACGCACCGCTGGCGCAATGACGCCGCAGGCCTCCGCCCAGCCCAGCACGCCCGTGCTCGGCACCCCGTTCTGGCATCACAACAATGGCTGA
- the thiE gene encoding thiamine phosphate synthase yields MQSNPSVDAMKQAILAQHGKDFADFPAQPAPAPTNDDAAYRAALAASSELGFIGHDAECVAQAWKAQTARIGQFDAAAWPVEPADFGMQPMPHAKPFAACPQNLGLYAVLPDAASVGRMARAGVPTVQLRFKSTDPEAVEAEVKAAVEAVRGTNANLYINDHWRIAIAAGSYGVHLGQEDLDALTQQEIDTLRDSGVRLGVSTHGYAEMVRADKVAPSYIAMGAVFPTTLKKMATVPQGVARLERYAKLMRDYPQVAIGGIGLEQFPQILATGVGSIAVVRAIVNAADPEKAAAELMHAMGS; encoded by the coding sequence ATGCAATCCAACCCATCCGTTGACGCCATGAAGCAAGCCATTCTGGCGCAGCATGGCAAGGACTTCGCGGACTTCCCCGCGCAGCCCGCCCCCGCGCCGACGAATGACGATGCGGCCTACCGCGCAGCGCTTGCCGCCTCCAGCGAACTCGGTTTCATCGGGCATGACGCCGAATGCGTGGCACAAGCATGGAAAGCCCAGACCGCACGCATCGGCCAGTTCGATGCTGCCGCATGGCCCGTCGAACCAGCAGACTTCGGCATGCAGCCCATGCCGCATGCCAAGCCGTTCGCCGCATGCCCCCAAAATCTCGGCCTGTACGCCGTGTTGCCAGACGCCGCATCGGTTGGCCGCATGGCGCGCGCTGGCGTGCCGACCGTGCAACTGCGCTTCAAGTCGACCGACCCGGAAGCCGTCGAGGCCGAGGTGAAGGCCGCCGTCGAAGCTGTGCGTGGCACAAACGCGAATCTCTACATCAACGACCACTGGCGCATCGCGATTGCGGCGGGCTCGTATGGCGTGCATCTGGGTCAGGAAGATCTGGACGCGCTCACGCAGCAAGAGATCGACACGCTGCGCGATTCCGGCGTGCGTCTGGGTGTCAGCACCCACGGCTATGCCGAGATGGTGCGTGCCGACAAGGTCGCGCCAAGCTACATCGCCATGGGCGCGGTGTTCCCCACCACGCTCAAGAAGATGGCGACCGTGCCGCAAGGCGTGGCGCGTCTGGAGCGCTACGCCAAGCTGATGCGCGACTACCCGCAAGTAGCGATCGGCGGCATCGGGCTGGAGCAGTTCCCGCAGATCCTCGCCACGGGTGTGGGATCGATTGCCGTGGTGCGCGCCATCGTCAACGCCGCCGATCCCGAAAAGGCCGCTGCCGAGTTGATGCATGCTATGGGCTCATGA
- a CDS encoding 3-hydroxyacyl-CoA dehydrogenase: MSSTSITFSQVGIVGTGAMGRGIAQIAAQAGSKVCLFDTNPEAAAAAQKQIEQQWQKLAEKGKIDAAKAAEWSALLQPVTTLNDLSSCDLVIEAIVERLDVKRELFAQLETIVESTAVLVTNTSSLSVTAIAANLKSAHRFAGYHFFNPVPLMKVVEVIAGLKTDAATCERLTQYTREMGHTPVTAQDTPGFIVNHAGRGYGTEALRILNEGVTDIVTIDRILRDQVGFKLGPFELMDLTGLDVSHPVMESIYNQYYQEPRYRPSVIAAQRVAGGVFGRKTSEGFYQYIDGAQQVPEEPPVPVVENMPPVWVSTRAARRAELYQLLKELGATVETGQSPSAQALTLVAPLGFDVTTVAVVERLDPARTVGIDMLVEDAATKRRVLATNPATRTDYRDAAHALFARDGKKVSVIRDSGGFVTQRVVACIVNIASDICQQGICTPKDLETAVTLGLGYPMGPLAMGNRWGPTNVLEVLFNMQTVYGDTRYRPSPWLRRRGAIGLSLMHEEE; the protein is encoded by the coding sequence ATGAGCAGCACATCCATTACTTTTTCTCAGGTCGGCATCGTTGGCACAGGTGCCATGGGCCGTGGCATTGCACAGATCGCCGCGCAGGCGGGCAGCAAGGTCTGTCTTTTCGACACCAACCCCGAAGCCGCCGCTGCCGCGCAAAAGCAGATCGAGCAGCAATGGCAGAAGCTCGCCGAAAAGGGAAAGATCGACGCAGCCAAGGCGGCAGAGTGGTCCGCCCTGCTCCAGCCCGTCACCACGCTCAATGACCTGTCGTCCTGCGATCTGGTGATCGAGGCCATCGTCGAGCGTCTGGATGTGAAGCGCGAACTCTTCGCCCAGCTCGAAACCATCGTGGAAAGCACCGCCGTGCTGGTGACCAACACCTCGTCGCTGTCGGTCACCGCGATTGCCGCGAATCTCAAGTCCGCACACCGATTTGCGGGCTACCACTTCTTCAACCCCGTGCCGCTCATGAAGGTGGTCGAAGTGATCGCCGGTCTCAAGACCGATGCCGCCACCTGCGAACGCCTCACGCAATACACCCGCGAGATGGGCCATACGCCCGTCACCGCGCAGGACACGCCGGGCTTCATCGTCAACCACGCGGGCCGTGGCTACGGCACCGAAGCGCTGCGCATCCTCAACGAAGGCGTGACCGACATCGTCACCATCGACCGCATCCTGCGCGATCAGGTCGGCTTCAAGCTCGGCCCCTTCGAGCTGATGGACTTGACCGGCCTCGACGTGTCGCACCCGGTCATGGAGTCGATCTACAACCAGTACTACCAGGAGCCGCGCTACCGCCCGAGCGTCATCGCCGCGCAGCGCGTGGCCGGTGGTGTGTTCGGTCGCAAGACCAGCGAAGGCTTCTACCAATACATCGACGGCGCGCAGCAAGTGCCCGAAGAACCGCCCGTGCCGGTGGTCGAGAACATGCCGCCGGTCTGGGTTTCGACCCGCGCCGCGCGCCGCGCCGAGCTGTACCAACTGCTCAAGGAACTGGGTGCCACGGTGGAAACCGGCCAGTCGCCATCCGCGCAAGCGCTGACGCTGGTTGCGCCGCTGGGCTTTGACGTGACGACCGTCGCCGTGGTCGAGCGCCTCGATCCCGCACGCACCGTCGGCATCGACATGCTGGTCGAAGACGCCGCCACCAAGCGCCGCGTGCTCGCCACCAACCCTGCCACCCGCACCGATTACCGCGACGCCGCGCACGCCCTGTTCGCGCGCGACGGCAAGAAGGTTTCGGTGATCCGCGACAGCGGCGGCTTCGTCACCCAGCGCGTGGTGGCCTGCATCGTCAACATCGCCAGCGACATCTGCCAGCAAGGCATCTGCACACCCAAGGACCTGGAAACCGCCGTCACGCTCGGCCTCGGCTACCCCATGGGTCCGCTCGCCATGGGCAACCGCTGGGGGCCGACCAATGTGCTCGAAGTGCTGTTCAACATGCAGACCGTCTACGGCGACACGCGTTACCGCCCCAGCCCCTGGCTGCGTCGCCGTGGTGCCATCGGCCTGAGCCTGATGCACGAAGAAGAGTGA
- a CDS encoding oxepin-CoA hydrolase, alternative type: protein MPAELKSASHDHTLVLTLNDPATRNALGPDIYAAGVEALNGAERNRDIRSVIITGANGMFSAGGNLHRLQARRQESAEEQARGVNALHGWIDTIRNFPKPVIAAVEGPAAGAGFSLALACDLIVASRDAVFIMAYARVGLSPDGGGTWSLAQSLPRQLAMEILMGADKVDVQRLYQLGVVNRLSQPGEALNDALALANTLNQRAPNALASIKDLVTEASGNSLHEHLDNERNHFVKNLSHANAGEGIAAFFDKRAPRYQ, encoded by the coding sequence ATGCCCGCCGAACTCAAAAGCGCAAGCCACGATCACACGCTGGTCCTCACCCTCAACGACCCCGCGACGCGCAACGCGCTCGGCCCCGACATCTATGCGGCCGGCGTCGAAGCGCTCAACGGCGCGGAACGCAATCGCGACATCCGCAGCGTGATCATCACCGGCGCGAACGGCATGTTCAGCGCGGGCGGCAATCTCCATCGTCTGCAGGCGCGCCGTCAGGAAAGCGCCGAAGAACAAGCGCGCGGCGTGAATGCGCTGCATGGCTGGATCGACACCATCCGCAACTTTCCCAAGCCGGTGATCGCCGCCGTGGAAGGCCCGGCGGCCGGTGCCGGTTTCTCGCTCGCGCTGGCCTGCGACCTCATCGTCGCCTCGCGCGACGCCGTGTTCATCATGGCCTATGCGCGCGTGGGCCTGTCGCCCGATGGCGGCGGCACATGGAGCCTCGCCCAATCGCTGCCGCGCCAGTTGGCGATGGAAATCCTCATGGGCGCCGACAAGGTGGACGTGCAGCGCCTGTACCAGCTAGGCGTGGTCAACCGCCTGTCGCAACCCGGCGAAGCGCTGAACGATGCACTGGCTTTGGCCAACACACTCAACCAGCGCGCGCCCAACGCGCTGGCCAGCATCAAGGACCTGGTGACCGAAGCCAGCGGCAACAGCCTGCACGAGCACCTGGACAACGAGCGCAATCATTTCGTGAAAAACCTCTCGCACGCCAACGCTGGCGAGGGCATTGCGGCCTTCTTCGACAAACGCGCACCGCGATATCAGTAA
- a CDS encoding Crp/Fnr family transcriptional regulator, whose product MDEPILSIEEREAINSGRWFSSLSPSLRHDILRCAYVKRFRDGGLICARGDPPDEWIACARGAVRVSSTSISGKQITLTYVEPGIWFGDVAMFDGDRRTHDAYAHGDSTILCVARADFKKILSQHAELYDALLQLQSRRIRQLFGLVEDLNTLPLRSRLAKQLIHLARSYGVPSLADGDEIRIGLQLAQEELAQLLGASRQRVNQELKAMEREDAIRIEPGGLVVRDRSKLMRIAEAN is encoded by the coding sequence ATGGACGAGCCGATTCTTAGCATAGAAGAACGTGAAGCGATCAACAGTGGTCGCTGGTTTTCATCTTTGTCGCCCTCGCTGCGACATGACATTCTTCGATGCGCTTACGTCAAAAGATTTCGAGATGGGGGGCTGATCTGCGCGCGCGGCGACCCACCGGACGAGTGGATCGCATGCGCCCGCGGCGCGGTGCGCGTGAGCTCGACATCGATCTCCGGCAAGCAGATCACGCTGACCTACGTGGAGCCCGGCATCTGGTTTGGCGACGTGGCAATGTTCGACGGAGACCGCCGCACGCACGACGCCTACGCGCATGGCGACTCGACCATCCTGTGCGTGGCCCGCGCCGACTTCAAGAAAATCCTCTCGCAACACGCCGAACTGTACGACGCCCTGCTCCAACTGCAATCGCGCCGCATCCGGCAGCTCTTCGGTCTGGTGGAAGACCTCAACACACTGCCCTTGCGCTCGCGCCTTGCCAAACAGCTGATTCACTTGGCGCGCAGCTATGGTGTGCCCAGTCTTGCGGACGGCGACGAAATCCGCATTGGTCTGCAGCTCGCGCAGGAAGAGTTGGCGCAGCTCCTGGGTGCGTCGCGGCAGCGCGTGAATCAGGAGCTCAAGGCCATGGAGCGGGAGGATGCTATCCGCATCGAGCCGGGTGGCTTGGTCGTGCGCGATCGCTCGAAGCTTATGCGGATTGCCGAGGCGAACTAA